The Sebastes fasciatus isolate fSebFas1 chromosome 13, fSebFas1.pri, whole genome shotgun sequence genome includes a region encoding these proteins:
- the pex12 gene encoding peroxisome assembly protein 12, with protein MAEAGAHLTSTAVNEQPSIFEVLAQESLMEAVRPALRHAVKVLAESNPSRFGFLWRRFDEVYLLLDLLLQNHFLSHCSASFSENFYGLKRVLGGRGPVPVRLGLRGKSHWRSLLLLCLAPYLRAKLEATLARQRDEEDFSIRLAQTRSQRLYRAAVAAYPYVSSAWQAWVFCQQLLFVFGVARSHNPLLWLARVRLARLNIQDLRDMELKTSPSGNPADGSLVQRAWWLMSQAARGVAVSLSTSLSLGVFFLQFLEWWYSSDNQSTVKSLTSLPAPPPPLHLQQQEEQSGRDSPSISADRSKETQPPGPDSSNCPLCRRLRANATVLSTSGFVFCYRCIYMYVKANRRCPVTGYPTEPQHLIKIYSPES; from the exons atggcTGAGGCCGGAGCCCATCTGACCTCCACCGCTGTGAATGAGCAGCCGTCCATCTTTGAGGTCCTGGCGCAGGAGTCTCTGATGGAGGCGGTCCGACCGGCACTGAGACACGCTGTCAAG GTTCTGGCAGAGTCCAACCCGTCCCGTTTTGGGTTCCTGTGGCGACGCTTTGACGAGGTCTACCTGCTGCTGGACCTCCTCCTCCAGAACCACTTCCTGTCTCACTGCAGCGCCTCCTTCTCTGAGAACTTCTACGGCCTGAAGAGAGTTCTGGGAGGGCGAGGACCTGTTCCCGTTCGCCTGGGGCTGCGCGGGAAGTCACACTGGcgctctcttcttctcctctgcctGGCGCCGTACCTGCGGGCCAAGCTGGAGGCGACGCTGGCGCGGCAGAGGGACGAGGAGGACTTCTCCATCCGGCTGGCGCAGACCAGGAGCCAGAGGCTGTACCGGGCGGCCGTGGCGGCGTACCCGTACGTCAGCTCGGCCTGGCAGGCCTGGGTCTTCTGCCAGCAGCTGCTCTTTGTCTTCGGGGTCGCCAGGAGCCATAACCCCCTGCTGTGGCTGGCCAGGGTCAGACTGGCACGACTTAACATCCAAGATCTCAGAGACATGGAGCTGAAGACCAGCCCAAGTGGCAACCCAGCGGATGGGAG CCTGGTGCAGAGAGCATGGTGGTTGATGTCCCAGGCGGCGCGGGGCGTGGCCGtgtccctctccacctccctctcgCTGGGCGTCTTTTTCCTGCAGTTCCTGGAGTGGTGGTACTCCTCAGACAACCAGAGCACTGTGAAAAGCCTCACCTCCCTGCCCGCTCCTCCACCCCCCctccacctgcagcagcaggaagagcaGAGCGGTCGGGACTCCCCGTCCATCTCGGCCGACCGCAGCAAAGAAACTCAGCCTCCCGGCCCCGACAGCAGCAACTGCCCGCTGTGCCGGAGGCTACGTGCGAACGCTACAGTGCTGTCCACCTCCGGCTTCGTCTTCTGCTACCGCTGCATCTACATGTATGTGAAAGCCAACCGCCGCTGCCCGGTCACCGGCTATCCCACCGAGCCGCAACACCTCATCAAGATCTACTCACCGGAGAGTTAG